The genomic window AGGCTGCCCGAGAAGGTCTCGCGCAGCTCCGAATACAGGGCGCGCGGCAGTTCGCGCACGAAGATGCTGGGCATGGCGGGCTGGGAGCCGCCCCCGGCGCGGTTGTAGATGGTGCCGGGCACGAAGAGCGTCAGTTCGTCCTTGGCGCGGGTGCAGGCCACGTACAGAAGCCGCCGTTCCTCCTCCAGATCTTCGGGCCGGGCCAGGGCGTGGCGCGAGGGGAAGCGGTCGTCCACCAGATCCAGAAGCAGCACGGCGGGCCACTCCAACCCCTTGGCCGAGTGCACGGTGGAGAGCACCACCGCGTCCTCCCGGACGCCTTTCTGCTCCTCCGCCGGGTTCTCCAGGGCCAGGTCGGCCAGGAACTGCTCCATGTGGGCGTAGGTGGCGGCGATCTGCCCCAGCTGCTCAAGTCCCGCCAGGCGGCGCGGAAAGTCCTCGGGGTGCAGATGCGTGAGCGTGGGCGTGTAGAAGGTCACGGCCCGGTCCAGCAGGGCGGCAGGCCCGCCCGGATCGGCGCGCAGGTCTTCGAGGAACGCGAACAGGGCCTCCAGGCCGGGGTTCTTTTTGCGCTGGGCGGCCAACACGCCTTGATCGTTGTCGCGCACGGCGGCGGCGATCTTCATGGCGGTCTTCTCGCCGATCTTGTCCACCAGGGTGAGCACGCGCTTCCAGGCCACGGCGTCGCGCGGGTTGTGCAGGACGCGCAGGTAGGCCACGGCGTCCTTGACGTGGGCGGCCTCGGAGAAGCGCAGGCCCCCGTACTTCTGGAAGGCGATGCCTTCCTTGTTCAGCGCCAGCTCCAGCGCGTAGGACTGGTACCCGGCCCGAAACAGCACCGCGATCTCGCAGGCCATGTAGCGCTTTCGCAGCTCGCGGATGCGGTCGGCGGCCAGCTTGGCCTGGGTCTGGTCGGAGTAGGCCTTGACGATCTCGGGCAGTGGGCCTTCGGTGCGGTCGGTGAAGAGGTTCTTCTCGAAGCGGTCCTTGGCCTGGCTCAGGATGGAGTTGGTCAGGTCCAGGATGGGCTGGGTGGAGCGGTAGTTCTGCTCCAGGCGCACCACGCGCGTGCCCTCGTAGATGCGGGGGAAGGACAAAATGTTCTCCACGTTGGCCCCACGGAAGGCGTAGATGGACTGGGCGTCGTCGCCGACAGCCATCACGTTGCCCGCCTCGCCCGCCAGGAGCTTCACCAGGCGCGCCTGCACCATGTTGGTGTCCTGGTATTCGTCCACCATGATGTAGCGGTGGCGGGCGCGAAGCGCCTCCAGCAGCTCCGGGTTCTCCACCAGCACGCGCTCCAGGGTGAAGAGCATGTCGTCGTAGTCCAGC from Fundidesulfovibrio putealis DSM 16056 includes these protein-coding regions:
- a CDS encoding ATP-dependent helicase — its product is MPIDFKSQLNPAQLEAVMATDGPVLVIAGAGSGKTRTLVHRLARLVSLGVEPSSILLLTFTRKAATEMLHRAEKLLGMALGGVQGGTFHAFSFATLRRYPQAVGYPGSLTIMDRGDAEDVMGLVMGEKGLGKGDKSFPKKGFVLELIGKSRNKELSIHEVLSRESYQLLPHASALEQLAEGYEEYKRNHGLLDYDDMLFTLERVLVENPELLEALRARHRYIMVDEYQDTNMVQARLVKLLAGEAGNVMAVGDDAQSIYAFRGANVENILSFPRIYEGTRVVRLEQNYRSTQPILDLTNSILSQAKDRFEKNLFTDRTEGPLPEIVKAYSDQTQAKLAADRIRELRKRYMACEIAVLFRAGYQSYALELALNKEGIAFQKYGGLRFSEAAHVKDAVAYLRVLHNPRDAVAWKRVLTLVDKIGEKTAMKIAAAVRDNDQGVLAAQRKKNPGLEALFAFLEDLRADPGGPAALLDRAVTFYTPTLTHLHPEDFPRRLAGLEQLGQIAATYAHMEQFLADLALENPAEEQKGVREDAVVLSTVHSAKGLEWPAVLLLDLVDDRFPSRHALARPEDLEEERRLLYVACTRAKDELTLFVPGTIYNRAGGGSQPAMPSIFVRELPRALYSELRETFSGSLTAASASSSSSFGSSSGNCGCGSPTRFESPRRTTSLHAPIPEPEARSALASSPSAMGDGPLGFCQHRIFGRGKVVARLDDGKCRVNFPGFGMKVILSEYLEMEP